In Paenibacillus sonchi, a single genomic region encodes these proteins:
- a CDS encoding heavy metal translocating P-type ATPase, which yields MQATSKQLPKSLAREGSAQQPRTPRPRRFDPKAMLSNAEMQAALGSGLLLLIAWAVSGWSEIFSILLYIVSYSVGGWIKAKEGVETLVKERDLDVNLLMIAAALGAASIGYWNEGAMLIFIFALSGALESYTMERSKKDISSLMALKPATAVRIEKGGMSEVAIDLLAVGDQLLVRPGEIIPADGTIYRGESAVNQASITGESLPVEKSAGSDVFAGTINGEGPLYIEVTKSAENTLFAKIIKMVEEAETEVPESQRFIKRLESIYARVVVAATAALIALPPFLLDWSWSAAFYKAMVFLVVASPCALVSSIMPAMLSAISKSARKGILFKGGVHLENMAKTSVVAFDKTGTLTEGLPQVTDFIAGEGYDRNELLAVSASIEKLSRHPLAEAIVRKAEEEHLVLHVIEESTSVTGWGIEGLIKGRLWRIGKSNLLDERNEGGDEQWKALRRQLEKEGKTVSLILDGGKIAGMIALQDTVRPQAVAAVRKLQELGVKVAMLTGDRAATAEVIAGQTGVDLVFAGLLPEDKVTHIKALRNQYGNVVMVGDGVNDAPALATATVGIGMGMKGSGAALEIADVVLMNDNIEEIASTITLARRSQRIVKQNMVFAVTVIATLMLSNFLQGIALPFGVIGHEGSTILVILNGLRLLR from the coding sequence ATGCAAGCGACATCCAAACAACTGCCTAAATCCCTGGCGCGCGAAGGCAGCGCCCAGCAGCCGCGCACCCCGCGGCCGCGCCGGTTCGATCCCAAGGCTATGCTCAGCAATGCTGAAATGCAGGCAGCACTTGGCAGCGGGCTGCTTCTGCTTATTGCCTGGGCGGTCAGCGGCTGGTCGGAGATTTTTTCCATCCTGCTGTATATTGTTTCTTACTCGGTAGGCGGCTGGATCAAGGCAAAGGAAGGCGTCGAGACGCTGGTGAAGGAACGGGATCTGGACGTGAATCTGCTGATGATTGCCGCCGCGCTGGGCGCGGCTTCAATCGGGTATTGGAACGAAGGTGCGATGCTGATCTTTATCTTTGCTCTGAGTGGAGCACTGGAGAGCTATACGATGGAACGCAGCAAAAAAGATATCTCGTCGCTCATGGCCCTGAAGCCGGCCACCGCTGTGCGGATTGAAAAAGGCGGCATGAGCGAGGTTGCGATTGATCTGCTCGCGGTCGGCGATCAGCTGCTTGTCCGTCCGGGAGAGATTATTCCGGCAGACGGTACGATCTATCGCGGGGAATCCGCGGTTAACCAGGCCTCCATTACGGGTGAATCCCTGCCTGTTGAGAAAAGCGCGGGCAGCGATGTATTTGCCGGAACCATCAATGGAGAAGGCCCTCTTTATATAGAGGTGACCAAGTCGGCGGAGAACACTCTTTTTGCCAAAATCATCAAGATGGTCGAAGAAGCGGAAACCGAGGTGCCGGAATCGCAGCGATTCATCAAACGGCTGGAGTCGATTTATGCCCGGGTAGTGGTTGCCGCAACGGCAGCTCTGATTGCTCTGCCGCCATTTTTGCTTGATTGGAGCTGGAGCGCGGCCTTTTATAAAGCAATGGTGTTTCTTGTAGTAGCTTCTCCCTGTGCATTGGTATCTTCCATCATGCCGGCGATGCTGTCGGCCATCTCCAAAAGTGCGCGTAAAGGCATTCTCTTCAAAGGCGGCGTTCATTTGGAGAACATGGCGAAAACCTCGGTGGTGGCTTTTGACAAGACCGGCACACTGACGGAGGGACTTCCGCAGGTAACTGATTTTATTGCCGGAGAAGGATATGACCGGAATGAACTGCTGGCAGTCAGCGCCTCGATTGAGAAGCTGTCGCGCCATCCGCTGGCGGAAGCGATCGTGCGCAAGGCCGAGGAGGAGCACCTTGTGCTTCATGTGATTGAAGAAAGCACGTCTGTTACCGGCTGGGGGATTGAAGGGCTGATCAAAGGGCGGCTGTGGAGAATCGGCAAGTCCAATCTGCTGGATGAACGGAATGAGGGCGGAGATGAGCAGTGGAAAGCGCTGCGGCGGCAGTTGGAGAAGGAAGGCAAGACGGTGTCGCTGATTCTTGACGGCGGAAAGATTGCCGGGATGATTGCGCTGCAGGATACGGTGCGGCCGCAGGCCGTTGCAGCGGTTCGCAAACTGCAGGAGCTGGGTGTAAAAGTAGCCATGTTGACCGGTGACCGCGCGGCGACGGCGGAAGTGATTGCCGGACAGACCGGTGTAGACTTGGTGTTTGCAGGACTGCTCCCTGAGGACAAAGTAACACATATCAAGGCACTGCGTAACCAATACGGGAATGTGGTTATGGTGGGCGATGGGGTGAATGATGCCCCGGCACTGGCCACAGCGACGGTTGGTATAGGAATGGGTATGAAGGGCAGCGGCGCAGCGCTTGAAATCGCCGATGTCGTGCTGATGAACGACAATATTGAAGAGATTGCTTCCACAATTACACTGGCCCGCCGCTCGCAGCGGATTGTGAAGCAGAATATGGTTTTTGCCGTGACCGTAATCGCTACATTGATGCTGAGCAACTTTTTGCAGGGAATTGCCCTTCCGTTCGGTGTTATTGGCCATGAAGGCAGCACGATTCTGGTCATCCTCAATGGACTGAGATTATTGCGGTGA
- a CDS encoding GH36-type glycosyl hydrolase domain-containing protein — MMKQPGPASPAGLSGSKEHKKGEVKTAGGAAAVREQQLDQYFTFRDELKEVEFKRHDMPTPWMNYLSNGTFHTMLSHAGGGVAFYKSPQIWRITRYRFFHLPTDRSGPYIYLQDAGTGRYWCPTYEPAFQKPQEWSSSHGLGYTRFEAQEDEVAAKTVYFVGPYENSLIWNLTLTNNSPAVKVLNVYAYAEFGMMEFMRELQWQCYNKHQVSVQYHPKEALVYKYGVENQPKPEETPLVYMMSDTPLHSYDGDREEFIGSYRSESNPAAIEQGGCTGSTLLGGDPCGALQVQVTLQPGETRTVNFFLGTAMNEAEVEQAIEHSREADFVARSYAALKENWDSYLGAWNCELPDADAQRMLNIWNPYQAQRNFLFSRNISFYATGTFRGVGFRDTAQDILAVAPFDPEAAKEKVRLLLGQQYQDGHVNHYFFPNEGWDPVTSIHSDDHLWTALAVWDILAETGDAGFLQESLPFYDGGEGTLYEHLKRAIDFTASRLGPNGFPLMLRSDWNDQLFRVCRQGKGESIWTAMQLGTVLLRMKDLAAASGHPEHAAGYEAMYEKQKDLVNTLGWDGQWFRRAVMDDGRFLGTDEHDEAKIWLNAQTWATLSGMAEPDKAVQAMDSVRDILDTELGIKKLHPSITTFPDPADPLTNYNKGTGENGAVFCHANTWAIIAECMLGRGDQAYKYYRQLIPNVAMEQAGIWRYKAEPYVYASNLFGPESDKFGLANVSWLTGTAAWMYIAATQYIMGIKPVLEGLSIDPCIPSEWEGFTVNRRFRGCLYEISVTNSSHSCKGVKEIRVDGQRLEGNVVPAYPEKARVKVEVIL, encoded by the coding sequence ATGATGAAGCAACCCGGACCCGCAAGTCCTGCCGGCCTATCCGGCTCTAAAGAGCACAAGAAGGGCGAAGTAAAAACTGCCGGAGGCGCAGCGGCTGTCCGCGAGCAGCAGCTTGACCAGTATTTCACGTTCCGCGACGAACTGAAGGAAGTCGAGTTCAAACGTCATGACATGCCGACACCATGGATGAACTACCTGTCCAACGGCACGTTTCATACCATGCTGTCCCATGCGGGCGGCGGGGTCGCTTTTTATAAATCTCCGCAGATCTGGCGGATTACCCGCTACCGGTTTTTCCATCTGCCGACAGACCGATCCGGCCCTTATATATACCTCCAGGATGCCGGAACGGGGCGTTATTGGTGTCCTACCTATGAGCCTGCCTTCCAGAAGCCGCAGGAATGGAGCAGCAGCCACGGCCTGGGGTATACCCGTTTCGAGGCTCAGGAGGATGAGGTCGCTGCGAAGACAGTTTATTTTGTCGGGCCCTATGAGAACTCGCTGATCTGGAATCTGACACTGACGAACAACAGCCCGGCGGTGAAGGTGTTGAATGTGTATGCTTACGCCGAGTTTGGCATGATGGAATTCATGCGCGAGCTGCAGTGGCAGTGCTACAACAAACATCAGGTATCGGTGCAGTACCACCCCAAGGAAGCGCTGGTCTACAAATACGGTGTCGAGAATCAGCCGAAGCCGGAGGAGACGCCGCTGGTATACATGATGTCCGATACGCCGCTGCACAGCTATGACGGCGACCGTGAAGAGTTTATCGGCAGCTACCGCAGTGAATCCAATCCCGCGGCCATTGAGCAGGGAGGCTGTACGGGCTCAACGCTCCTGGGCGGTGACCCCTGCGGCGCGCTCCAGGTACAGGTGACTCTACAGCCCGGTGAAACCCGGACCGTGAACTTTTTCCTGGGGACGGCGATGAATGAAGCGGAAGTTGAGCAGGCTATTGAACATTCGCGGGAGGCGGATTTTGTCGCACGTTCCTATGCGGCCCTTAAAGAGAACTGGGACAGTTATCTGGGCGCTTGGAATTGTGAATTGCCGGATGCAGATGCGCAGCGGATGCTCAACATCTGGAACCCGTATCAGGCCCAGCGGAACTTCCTCTTCTCACGCAATATTTCCTTTTATGCCACCGGCACCTTCCGGGGTGTAGGCTTCCGGGATACCGCGCAGGATATATTGGCCGTAGCCCCGTTTGATCCGGAGGCGGCGAAAGAGAAGGTCCGCCTGCTGCTGGGGCAGCAATATCAGGATGGGCATGTGAACCATTATTTCTTCCCGAATGAGGGCTGGGACCCGGTGACCAGCATTCATTCCGATGACCATCTGTGGACCGCGCTTGCGGTATGGGACATTCTCGCCGAGACCGGGGATGCCGGATTTCTGCAGGAGAGCCTGCCCTTTTATGACGGCGGTGAGGGCACGCTGTATGAGCATTTGAAGCGGGCTATCGATTTTACCGCCTCCCGGCTGGGACCGAACGGCTTCCCGTTAATGCTGCGTTCGGACTGGAACGACCAGCTTTTCCGTGTATGCCGCCAGGGCAAAGGGGAGAGCATCTGGACTGCGATGCAGCTTGGGACAGTACTGCTGCGCATGAAGGATCTGGCAGCGGCATCCGGCCATCCGGAGCATGCAGCAGGTTATGAAGCTATGTATGAGAAACAGAAGGACCTGGTGAACACGCTGGGCTGGGATGGGCAGTGGTTCCGGCGGGCGGTGATGGATGACGGGCGTTTCCTCGGTACGGATGAGCACGACGAGGCCAAAATCTGGCTCAACGCGCAAACCTGGGCCACCCTGTCCGGCATGGCCGAGCCAGACAAAGCCGTGCAGGCTATGGACAGCGTGCGTGATATTCTGGATACGGAGCTGGGCATTAAGAAGCTGCATCCTTCCATCACCACTTTCCCTGATCCTGCGGACCCGTTGACCAATTACAACAAGGGCACGGGTGAAAATGGCGCGGTCTTCTGCCATGCCAATACCTGGGCCATTATTGCGGAATGTATGCTGGGTAGAGGAGATCAGGCCTACAAGTATTACCGCCAGCTGATTCCGAACGTCGCTATGGAGCAGGCCGGAATATGGCGCTATAAGGCAGAACCGTATGTCTATGCCTCCAATCTGTTCGGGCCGGAATCGGATAAGTTCGGACTGGCCAACGTATCCTGGCTGACCGGTACTGCCGCGTGGATGTATATTGCCGCTACCCAGTATATTATGGGCATTAAGCCTGTCCTGGAGGGGCTGTCCATTGATCCGTGTATTCCCTCGGAGTGGGAAGGCTTCACGGTGAACCGGAGATTCCGCGGCTGCCTCTACGAGATTTCTGTAACCAACAGCTCACATAGCTGCAAGGGTGTGAAGGAAATCCGTGTGGATGGCCAGCGGCTGGAAGGCAACGTAGTGCCCGCCTACCCGGAAAAGGCTAGGGTTAAGGTAGAGGTTATCCTGTAG
- a CDS encoding glycoside hydrolase family 2 protein, with the protein MRTSICLNGEWDFMPLYGQPLNRTLPERLVYEARKVQVPSSWRHGYPQPSGKKFGEVAEYGFMPFDVYGYPREWDAAEAGVLHRSFQVPEAMLGQRIILRFDGIMQKAAVYLDRERIAVWEDGYLPLRLDISSRVKPGEEQHLHVVCGSFDQTVLPSGDRKITGLAGSWFGRIARGIWQDVFLESYPLVTLEDITIRTFFRQGLLEVDALIGTESGSAYGEPLQVFLKVKDRKPGTLPVLEAEAGAEAVPLQARDGRQLCENAGNREWQEARFVLPWPDARLWSPETPNLYELELELRAGGEILDRRTETFGFREFWCEGPQFMLNGTPVNLRGDSWHFQGAAQQTEGYIRNWYRMCKQAGVNSVRLHAEPYPSDYLRIADEEGMLIVDETAIYGSSKSMDANHPDFIANCRAHVQRLVQRDKNHPSVILWSVQNEMRWVDGRDGYKQHIPGLMKLMRDLDSTRPIMVEGDNRLLPKELTEVESRHYNIDGTISQWDRTVPLTFGEHGGWWYICPQNSSMYVGLGAYRDTDASAAGLAQKERLFVEYARRQGVSGISTFNFVHYFMRAMPDRDIALPPADLTEPGPKPVLIPAYSLSLNNGLLPEEYPAYRVNPSFDIMAEAFKPVTMIAAEYNRCFFDDSPIRRSFDVYNDTLAEQAVTIECTVQQDGRVVHTRAFSFRQEPAERRCIRLEWMPDSVDGEGEAVLAARLFHGGS; encoded by the coding sequence ATGCGCACATCGATATGTTTGAACGGTGAATGGGATTTCATGCCGCTTTACGGCCAGCCCCTCAACCGGACTCTTCCGGAAAGGCTGGTGTATGAGGCACGCAAGGTACAGGTTCCTTCCAGCTGGCGCCATGGCTATCCGCAGCCATCAGGCAAAAAGTTCGGAGAGGTCGCAGAGTATGGCTTCATGCCCTTTGATGTATACGGCTATCCAAGGGAATGGGATGCGGCGGAGGCTGGTGTGCTGCACCGGTCCTTCCAGGTGCCTGAGGCTATGCTGGGGCAGCGGATTATCCTGCGGTTCGATGGGATTATGCAGAAGGCGGCGGTTTATCTGGACCGCGAGCGGATCGCCGTCTGGGAGGACGGGTATCTGCCCTTGCGGCTGGATATCAGCTCACGGGTGAAGCCGGGTGAGGAGCAGCACCTGCATGTGGTCTGCGGAAGCTTTGATCAAACGGTGCTGCCCTCCGGGGACAGGAAGATTACGGGGCTTGCAGGCTCCTGGTTCGGCAGAATCGCAAGGGGAATCTGGCAGGATGTATTCCTCGAAAGCTATCCGCTTGTAACGCTGGAGGATATTACGATCCGCACCTTTTTCCGCCAAGGCCTTCTGGAGGTGGACGCGCTTATTGGTACGGAATCCGGCAGCGCGTATGGGGAACCGCTGCAGGTGTTCCTTAAGGTAAAAGACCGGAAACCAGGGACGTTGCCGGTGCTTGAAGCAGAAGCTGGCGCAGAAGCCGTACCTCTGCAGGCAAGAGACGGCCGGCAATTATGCGAGAACGCGGGCAACAGGGAGTGGCAGGAAGCCCGGTTTGTATTGCCGTGGCCGGACGCCAGGCTGTGGAGTCCCGAAACTCCTAATCTGTATGAACTGGAGCTTGAGCTGCGGGCAGGAGGGGAAATTCTCGACCGCCGCACCGAAACGTTCGGCTTCCGGGAATTCTGGTGTGAAGGTCCGCAGTTTATGTTGAACGGAACTCCCGTTAACTTGCGCGGGGATTCCTGGCACTTCCAGGGTGCAGCGCAGCAGACAGAGGGCTATATCCGCAATTGGTACCGCATGTGCAAACAGGCGGGCGTCAACAGCGTCCGGCTGCATGCCGAACCGTATCCGTCCGATTATTTGCGGATTGCCGATGAGGAAGGGATGCTTATCGTCGATGAAACCGCGATTTATGGCTCCAGCAAATCGATGGATGCCAATCATCCGGATTTCATAGCCAACTGCCGGGCACATGTGCAGCGGCTGGTGCAGCGTGACAAAAACCATCCTTCCGTCATCCTGTGGAGTGTGCAGAACGAGATGCGCTGGGTCGACGGCAGGGACGGCTACAAGCAGCATATTCCCGGCCTGATGAAGCTGATGCGGGACCTGGATTCCACCCGCCCAATCATGGTCGAAGGGGATAACCGGCTGCTCCCCAAGGAGCTTACGGAGGTAGAGAGCCGGCACTACAACATTGACGGAACGATCTCCCAATGGGACCGTACGGTTCCGCTCACCTTTGGTGAACACGGCGGCTGGTGGTACATCTGCCCGCAGAACAGCAGCATGTACGTGGGGCTTGGGGCATACCGCGATACGGACGCTAGTGCTGCCGGGCTTGCCCAGAAGGAGCGGCTCTTCGTGGAATATGCGCGGCGCCAGGGGGTGTCCGGCATCTCCACCTTCAACTTCGTCCATTATTTCATGCGGGCGATGCCGGACCGGGATATTGCTCTGCCGCCTGCGGATCTGACGGAACCAGGACCCAAGCCTGTGCTTATTCCGGCATACTCACTTTCACTGAACAACGGACTGCTGCCGGAGGAATACCCGGCGTATCGGGTCAACCCCTCCTTCGATATCATGGCGGAGGCGTTCAAACCGGTCACGATGATAGCTGCCGAGTATAACCGCTGCTTTTTCGACGACTCGCCGATCCGCCGCAGCTTTGATGTGTATAACGATACGCTGGCCGAACAAGCAGTAACCATTGAATGCACCGTTCAGCAGGACGGACGCGTGGTTCATACGCGGGCCTTCAGTTTCCGGCAAGAGCCTGCTGAACGGCGGTGTATCCGGCTGGAGTGGATGCCGGATTCCGTCGATGGTGAAGGGGAAGCTGTGCTCGCGGCCAGGCTGTTCCATGGGGGGAGCTGA
- a CDS encoding AraC family transcriptional regulator yields the protein MTNKLFARDLGLEPGFTFRIQKCPLTHDYYVHSHDFSELVVILEGSAIHIIEGREYPVSAGQVFFIHSDISHGYKNVQNIQYVNVMFHPDQLLQLPELKLLPGFQALFYLEPFFRKEMFFKGMLSLEPRQLDEVNLLLDRILEEHDRQSDGYRLMIRTYFTALVGTLSRYYRQNGGGTENKALRIGEAITYIEEHFLQPVSLQDLADLAYMSRRQFLRVFTRNYHTTPMDYIIRKRLDYSCTLLRNPELSISQVAMDSGFRDHNYYSRQFKKVFLCTPSEYRTHKAGL from the coding sequence ATGACAAATAAACTTTTTGCACGGGATTTGGGACTGGAGCCCGGCTTTACTTTCCGAATTCAGAAATGCCCGCTTACCCATGACTATTATGTTCACTCCCATGACTTCTCGGAGCTGGTGGTTATTCTGGAGGGGAGTGCGATTCATATCATCGAAGGAAGGGAGTATCCCGTTTCTGCGGGACAGGTATTTTTTATTCACAGCGATATCTCCCACGGCTACAAAAATGTGCAGAATATTCAATACGTCAATGTAATGTTCCATCCCGATCAGCTGCTGCAGCTGCCTGAGCTGAAGCTCCTGCCGGGATTTCAGGCCTTATTCTATCTGGAGCCGTTCTTCCGCAAAGAGATGTTCTTCAAAGGGATGCTCTCGCTGGAGCCAAGGCAGCTGGATGAGGTGAACCTTTTGCTGGACCGGATTCTGGAGGAGCATGACCGGCAGTCGGACGGGTACCGGCTGATGATCCGCACCTATTTCACGGCGCTCGTCGGCACCCTGTCACGGTATTACCGGCAGAATGGCGGCGGGACGGAGAACAAGGCGCTGCGGATCGGAGAGGCGATTACCTATATTGAGGAGCATTTTTTGCAGCCTGTCTCTTTGCAGGATCTGGCCGATCTGGCCTATATGTCGAGGCGCCAGTTCCTCCGCGTGTTCACCCGGAATTATCACACGACGCCCATGGATTACATCATCCGCAAACGGCTGGACTACTCCTGCACACTGCTGCGCAATCCGGAGCTGTCCATCTCCCAAGTGGCCATGGATAGCGGATTCCGGGACCATAATTACTATTCCAGACAATTCAAAAAAGTGTTCCTCTGCACACCTTCCGAATACCGGACACATAAGGCCGGGCTGTGA
- a CDS encoding polysaccharide deacetylase family protein, translating into MKIKLNLFPGGVAKALTLSWDDGRIYDRQLVAVLNRHGLKGSFHLNSGFFGKDSYITREEAASLYKGHEISAHTCTHPFLSMTPREGIAEEVLKDREHLEQIAGYPVRGMSYPFGDYNDGVLSILPALGIEYSRTVQSHGSFTLPDNLLAWHPTCHHRDMLALGQQFLEEKPKYPRMQLLYVWGHSYEFNDNNNWEELEQFAAMMGGHEDIWYATNIEIVDYLSAVRGLRFSASRSTVYNPSAVDVWITAEDQVRQIPSGATVNLD; encoded by the coding sequence ATGAAAATCAAACTTAATCTTTTCCCTGGCGGCGTTGCGAAAGCGCTCACACTAAGCTGGGATGACGGCAGAATCTATGACAGACAGCTGGTCGCGGTCCTGAACCGGCATGGCTTGAAGGGCTCTTTTCATTTAAATTCGGGATTCTTTGGTAAGGACAGCTATATTACCAGGGAAGAAGCGGCCTCCCTTTATAAAGGGCATGAAATTTCCGCGCATACCTGCACTCATCCCTTTCTTTCCATGACCCCCCGTGAAGGCATTGCCGAAGAGGTTCTGAAGGACCGCGAGCACCTGGAGCAAATCGCCGGGTATCCCGTTAGGGGCATGTCCTATCCGTTCGGCGATTACAATGACGGGGTGCTGAGCATCCTTCCTGCGCTGGGAATCGAATATTCACGGACTGTACAGTCCCACGGCAGCTTCACCCTGCCGGACAACCTGCTGGCCTGGCATCCTACCTGCCATCACCGTGATATGCTGGCGCTTGGACAGCAATTCCTGGAGGAGAAGCCTAAATACCCACGAATGCAGCTCCTGTATGTCTGGGGGCACAGCTATGAATTCAACGACAACAATAACTGGGAGGAATTAGAGCAGTTTGCCGCCATGATGGGCGGCCATGAAGATATCTGGTATGCCACCAATATCGAGATTGTTGACTATCTGTCCGCTGTCCGGGGATTGCGCTTCTCCGCTTCCCGGTCCACCGTCTATAATCCGTCAGCAGTGGATGTATGGATCACGGCAGAGGATCAAGTCCGCCAGATCCCTTCAGGCGCTACCGTGAATTTGGATTAA
- a CDS encoding homocysteine synthase, which translates to MSEDRKLSFETLAVHAGQEIDPTTFARAVPLYQTTSYGFRDAEHAANLFGLKEFGNIYTRLMNPTTDVFEQRLAALEGGAGALATASGAAAISFSVLNIAGAGDEIVSSASLYGGTYNLFSTTLPKLGVKVHFVDSDNPENFRSAITDKTKAIYAETIGNPQGNVLDIEAVAAIAHEHGIPLIVDNTFPSPYLLRPIEFGADIVVHSATKFIGGHGTSIGGVIVDSGKFDWKASGKFPGLTEPDPSYHGLVYTEAVGPIAYIIKARVQLLRDLGASISPFNSWLLLQGLETLHLRLERHSQNALKVAQYLEQHEAVEWVSYAGLPSHPSHKLAQKYLPKGQGAILTFGIKGGAANGVKLIENVKLFSHLANVGDSKSLIIHPASTTHQQLSDAEQITAGVTPELIRLSIGTEAIDDILYDLEQAIAASQQ; encoded by the coding sequence TTGTCAGAAGACCGCAAGCTGTCCTTTGAAACGTTAGCCGTGCATGCAGGCCAAGAGATTGATCCAACTACCTTCGCACGTGCAGTGCCGCTGTACCAGACCACTTCCTATGGATTCCGTGACGCCGAGCATGCGGCCAATTTGTTTGGGCTGAAGGAATTCGGCAATATTTATACGCGTCTTATGAATCCGACCACCGATGTGTTTGAGCAGCGGCTTGCCGCGCTTGAAGGCGGAGCGGGTGCGCTTGCGACAGCTTCCGGGGCAGCGGCGATCTCTTTTTCTGTGCTCAATATTGCCGGGGCCGGAGATGAAATAGTCTCCTCAGCAAGTTTGTATGGCGGCACTTATAATCTGTTCTCAACAACACTTCCCAAGCTGGGAGTTAAGGTGCATTTTGTGGATTCCGACAACCCGGAGAACTTCCGCAGTGCGATCACGGACAAGACGAAGGCGATTTATGCCGAAACGATCGGCAATCCGCAGGGGAATGTACTGGATATCGAAGCCGTGGCGGCGATCGCTCATGAGCACGGAATCCCGCTGATTGTAGATAATACGTTCCCGAGTCCGTACTTGCTGCGTCCGATTGAATTTGGGGCAGACATCGTTGTTCATTCAGCCACCAAATTCATTGGCGGGCACGGCACGTCTATCGGTGGCGTGATTGTGGACAGCGGCAAGTTCGATTGGAAAGCGAGCGGCAAATTCCCCGGCCTGACTGAGCCGGACCCTAGCTACCACGGTCTGGTCTACACGGAGGCAGTCGGTCCGATTGCCTATATCATCAAAGCACGGGTACAATTGCTGCGTGACTTAGGCGCATCGATATCACCGTTCAACTCCTGGCTGCTGCTGCAAGGGCTTGAGACTCTGCACCTGAGACTGGAGCGCCACAGCCAGAATGCGCTGAAGGTGGCTCAGTATTTAGAGCAGCATGAAGCAGTAGAGTGGGTAAGCTATGCCGGATTGCCGAGCCATCCATCCCATAAGCTGGCCCAGAAGTATCTGCCCAAAGGACAAGGGGCAATTCTCACCTTTGGGATTAAGGGTGGAGCGGCTAACGGTGTTAAGCTGATTGAGAACGTTAAGCTGTTCTCCCACCTGGCTAATGTCGGCGATTCCAAATCGCTGATTATCCATCCGGCAAGCACCACGCATCAGCAGTTATCGGATGCGGAGCAGATTACAGCGGGAGTAACCCCGGAATTGATCCGGCTCTCCATCGGCACGGAAGCCATCGACGATATTCTCTATGATCTGGAGCAGGCTATCGCGGCCAGCCAACAGTAG
- a CDS encoding GntR family transcriptional regulator, with translation MSLKRKQGPLYQQIQKILKDRILHGIYPLGSIIPSEPLLEKEFGVSKMTVRGAVQELAQEGYVQKRSGIGTIVTRNTSYQKLSKGKRFTELLVEEGHRLEKRLLSSKLIANAAGTEEYNRYGPYCQRIERLYILNGQPYIHLIHFLTAAALPDGGAKEMSTDIQSLYDSLEENNIVLENFKDRFFVEPAAAEVCLLLELPPGTHVLKRLRNSYDGEGRLIEHSIGSYNTALHHYLVSYDA, from the coding sequence GTGTCCCTGAAACGCAAGCAAGGTCCTTTATATCAACAGATCCAAAAAATCCTCAAAGACCGGATTCTGCACGGCATCTATCCGCTGGGCAGCATCATTCCTTCCGAGCCGCTGCTCGAAAAGGAATTCGGAGTCAGCAAGATGACAGTCCGCGGCGCGGTCCAGGAGCTGGCCCAGGAAGGTTATGTGCAGAAACGAAGCGGCATCGGCACGATAGTTACCCGCAATACTTCTTATCAAAAGCTCTCCAAGGGCAAGAGATTTACGGAGCTGCTGGTAGAGGAGGGCCATAGGCTCGAAAAAAGGCTGCTGTCCTCCAAGCTCATTGCGAATGCTGCCGGGACGGAGGAATACAACCGGTATGGACCCTACTGCCAGCGGATCGAACGTCTGTATATTCTGAACGGCCAGCCGTATATTCATCTGATCCACTTCCTGACTGCCGCTGCGCTGCCAGACGGTGGAGCCAAGGAGATGAGCACGGATATTCAATCGCTCTATGACTCTCTGGAGGAGAACAACATCGTGCTGGAGAATTTTAAAGACCGCTTCTTTGTGGAGCCGGCTGCTGCCGAAGTCTGTCTGCTGCTGGAGCTGCCTCCGGGCACACATGTGCTCAAGCGCCTCCGCAACTCCTACGACGGGGAAGGCCGGCTGATTGAACACAGCATTGGCAGCTATAATACCGCGCTTCATCATTATCTGGTCAGTTACGATGCTTGA